The Quercus lobata isolate SW786 chromosome 4, ValleyOak3.0 Primary Assembly, whole genome shotgun sequence genome segment ttgagagagtttcaacttatgacgtccgCTTCTAATGatgctttttatcatcaaactaagataccaattgatttttggtgtagacagGGATTGAACTctatatctcttattcaaccattaaagaCTTTATTAGTGGAAGTAACCGGAACCTACAAAtattaaatgtaatttttttttgaacacaATAATTAAATGTAATTTGAGTGATAGTTTAGagttaaaatttgtaatttgtccaaaaaaagaaagagagtctatttttcaaatttttttttttttttttttttactgtaaaaacAGTGTAAtttcaaatatcaaataaaaaagaaagtgtaATGCTGCCaaacaaagaaggaaaagattttATGCTGGTGTGAGGATGTCCTAAAACGCATGGAGTGTGGATTCCCACGCAGCCAAACGTGACTCTAGATATTACTCCTCCCCCGCCATGGATAATAATCAAGAAGCTGAGACTGAGAGAGAAACTTAAGAAATATATTTATCAGTTGGGTTTTGCTTTATTATATCAAAACGCCTCCAAAAAAATCTGAATAAGCTCACAAATCAACTACTTGGGTTTTGCTGCTTTGATTGATGTAATAGTTCTAAGGTTTGCTGCTATGGCTCTTGCACCTGGTCGTCAATTCCACCCGGCAACAAGTTTCTTTGAGTCGTTTCAGAGCTCCTTCTCCAAATTCCATGGCACCTCTATCCGGTTCTTCAGGTACAGTTCCTCCATTCCTTACAAAAAGCACACTTTCTATGCAAATTCTGTACAAGACCCACATAGGAAATCACATATTTTAAGCACAAACCGACCCGTTTCTAGCAATAGTAGTAGTTGGATAGATAAATGGAAtgaaacccacaaacaaaatgGCCCGAAACAGCCCCGGGACGTGTTGAATTATCGTAGTAGTAGTGGGAGTGGGAGTGGGAGTGTGAGTGGCAATGTGTTGAATTCAAGCTCTGTGAAGAGTGATGGTAGTAGTGGTGGTAGTAGTAGTACAATGGAGAAGATTGTGGAAAAGTTGAAGAAATTTGGGTACATTGATGATGGTAATGAGGGTAAAGAGAAGGGTAATGAGAGAGTTATTGAAAAAGGGTCTGTGGAGGATATATTTTATGTTGAGGAAGGAATGTTGCCAAATTCGAGAGGTGGGTTTTCGCCAGAATCGCCATTGGGGGTTGAGAGTATGTTTGGAGGTGATGGAGAGGTAAGGTTTCCGTGGGAAAAGccgaaggagaaggagaaggaagaggaAGGTGGGATTATGGCGAGGAGAAAGAGTAGGACTTCATTGGCTGAATTGACTCTGCCAGAGTCAGAGTTGAGGAGGCTGAGGATTTTGACATTTCAGAAGAAGCACAAGACAAGGATTGGGGGTGCCGGTGTTACTCAAGAGGTCGTGGACATGATTCGTGAGAGGTGGAAGACATCGGAGATTGTAAGGCTGAAATTTGAAGGTGCAGCTGCACTGAATATGAAGAGAATGCATGAGATATTGGAGGTTTGCTTCTTGTaaattttcttataagtttgtgTTCTTATAATTTcatcttctcttttttatttttaagaatactgtttctattttaattataaaaaaattgtttccattttaactttttggggaaaatgaaaagagaaaaggaagagtaaAGAGACCAAAGCTCAAGGCTTTTCCTGCCTTGCTCTTCATAGAATCATAGTCTGgcaagaactttttttttttttttttgataggtataGTCTGGCAAGAACTGTGTGCCTCACAAACCCTTATAGGTGAAGTGCAGCATATCAAAAGTAGAAAATAGAAGTGCTTATGTTACATTCTGTTGAGAAGAAGATGTACCTTAATTCAAGCTCTGTTATAGTTAAATAGTCACTCAAGGACTCTCCCCCcaccacccccaaaaaaaacatttattcaATATAGACATGCAGTGAAAGAAGACCATACTGGACATGACATGACAATTTGATTTAAGAGATTTTTTAGAGGGTCTTTCCCTATGCCCTGCTTTGAAGTTGGTTAAATATTGATTGATGCTAGGAAATTGTTATGGTTTTGTAAATGATAAAGGTATAGGTCCTATACcagattttttacttttttatttttaagcacTGGTGTTAGAGTAGTTGCATATTCATATATagtttaattcaaatatttaaaacttCCTTTTGTGtgttcttttatttatgttcGCTCAGCTACCTTGCTAGtattgcaattattttttgcgtatatatcatacaaaaaattttagaaaaataattaagacATACTAGAATTATTCATTGCAAGAATTATCGTCATTtgcatatttcattaaaaaaaattcctggaacaattttctttttcatgttgCAGAGAAAGACTGGTGGGCTGGTGATTTGGAGGTCTGGCACTTCCCTTTCTCTGTATAGAGGAGTGAGCTTTGAGGTTCCTGAGGTGAAATTGAACAAACGAATACTTAAGAAAAAAGAGTTTCCTTCTAATTCCTTACCAACGGCAACTGAAAAAACTACTAGGGGTCCTTCTGAATTTGGTACTGATGGTAACGTGCATGCACCTAaagcaaattcaaattcaacagCTGTAGAGAAGAAAGTCAGGGAACCGTTGCCAGAAGTGAAGTATGAGGATGAAGTAGACAAACTTTTAGATGGTCTGGGTCCTAGGTACACAGATTGGCCTGGGTGTGATCCATTACCCGTAGATGCAGATATGCTCCCAGCTGTTGTTTCTGGTTACCAACCTCCATTCAGAGTACTTCCTTATGGAGTGAGATCAACGCTAGGAGCAAAGGATGCAACAAATTTACGAAGGCTTGCCAGGGTTCTTCCTCCACATTTTGCATTAGGTTTGCCTCTTTTCTTGCTTTCCTTAACATCAAATTGAAAATGTTCTTTTAATTGTGTATGAAATATTCTGTCTCCAGGTAGAAACAGGCAGCTCCAAGGTCTAGCTATGGCTATGATTAAATTGTGGGAAAGAAGTTCAATTGCAAAGATTGCACTTAAGCGTGGTGTACAACTGACTACTAGTGAGAGGATGGCTGAAGAGATCAAGGTAATAAAATATACCTGGTCAACCTTTCTGACTTTAGGAAGTACTTCTTCCCTAATATGCACCTGTTAGCTcacttctgttttttttttttcctctcatcttATTTACTAATTACTGAAATGGCATGCTTTCTTTTTGAGAGTTTTGGACTCGTATTTTGTATACTAATATGAGAAATCTGACCAGTCAGATGTAGATCCTTAACTAATTATTTCCACCTAAGATCAAATGCACACATGGCTTGATTATGTAGACAGTTACTGGTAACTTTCTCAGATTATATGCATTTATTCCATATTAGTTATGTAGTCATGCCTTGTAGAGTGATTGGTAGTAATATCTTGATCCTTGGCTGCAGAAATTGACAGGAGGCATTCTGCTGTCAAGAAACAAGGACTTCTTGGTTTTCTATAGAGGAAAGAATTTTTTGTCACCAGATGTCACTGAAGCCTTACTAGAAAGGGAGACATTGGCAAAGTCACTGCAAGATGAAGAGGAGCAGGCACGGTTGAGAGCTTCGGCCTTGATCATACCAAGAGTTGAAATAACTGAGCAATCTGGAATTGCTGGTACACTTGGGGAAACTTTGGATGCAGATGCTAGGTGGGGTAAGACTCTGGATGATCGTcatgagaaaaaaatgatgaaggaaGCAGAAGTAATAAGGCACGCCGACGTTGTTAGAAAGCTTGAACACAAGCTCACTGCTGTGAGTTCCTTAAAACTCAGGCTCAATGGTTTTAATATCAGATATCTCATGACTAGATGCCGTGATTTTCAGTTCTTAGTCACTGTgaatttatttgtaaaaaaaaaaatttcactctgaatttcttctttaatttgcAATTTGTATAAATATGAATTGTGATGTGTGTTATTGATGCCCAAGCTTTGCTACATGTTTTATGTTACCTTCTATTGATATTATGTTGTAAGAGTAATTCATAGTAGTTCAAAAACCAAATAACATTATATCACATGGTCCCTTTCTTGTCTCCTTCAATAAAACTCTTAGGATTTTTGTCTGTCAGGCTGAACGAAAGGTAGCAAGAGCAGAGAGAGCCCTTTCTAAAGTAGAGGAGTCTTTAAAACCAGCAGAGCAGCAAGCTGACCCAGAGAGCTTAACTGACGAGGAGAGGTTTATGTTTCGCAAATTAGGTTTGCGGATGAAAGCTTTCTTACTTCTTGGTAAAACACTCTATCTATCATATTTATCAAGATTTTATTGCAGGGTATAca includes the following:
- the LOC115986435 gene encoding CRM-domain containing factor CFM3A, chloroplastic/mitochondrial, with product MALAPGRQFHPATSFFESFQSSFSKFHGTSIRFFRYSSSIPYKKHTFYANSVQDPHRKSHILSTNRPVSSNSSSWIDKWNETHKQNGPKQPRDVLNYRSSSGSGSGSVSGNVLNSSSVKSDGSSGGSSSTMEKIVEKLKKFGYIDDGNEGKEKGNERVIEKGSVEDIFYVEEGMLPNSRGGFSPESPLGVESMFGGDGEVRFPWEKPKEKEKEEEGGIMARRKSRTSLAELTLPESELRRLRILTFQKKHKTRIGGAGVTQEVVDMIRERWKTSEIVRLKFEGAAALNMKRMHEILERKTGGLVIWRSGTSLSLYRGVSFEVPEVKLNKRILKKKEFPSNSLPTATEKTTRGPSEFGTDGNVHAPKANSNSTAVEKKVREPLPEVKYEDEVDKLLDGLGPRYTDWPGCDPLPVDADMLPAVVSGYQPPFRVLPYGVRSTLGAKDATNLRRLARVLPPHFALGRNRQLQGLAMAMIKLWERSSIAKIALKRGVQLTTSERMAEEIKKLTGGILLSRNKDFLVFYRGKNFLSPDVTEALLERETLAKSLQDEEEQARLRASALIIPRVEITEQSGIAGTLGETLDADARWGKTLDDRHEKKMMKEAEVIRHADVVRKLEHKLTAAERKVARAERALSKVEESLKPAEQQADPESLTDEERFMFRKLGLRMKAFLLLGRRGVFDGTVENMHLHWKYRELVKVLVKAKTFDHVKKIALALEAESGGVLVSVDKVSKGYAIIVFRGNKYKRPAMLRPKNLLTKRKALARSIELQRREALLIHISALQRKVDRIRSEIEQMEVVKDHGDEALYDKLDSAYSTDDDTEEEGDEAYLETYYSENDVGDDRRSSIRNPQSETIFSYDFQNLESETKSEVPEPHEYAVPDSLCVESDEVEEEDNRLTRLSQ